The Pseudomonas baetica genome includes a region encoding these proteins:
- the mgtA gene encoding magnesium-translocating P-type ATPase produces the protein MKLTLKEFFAGFLRNRHIARHFRRLALLETINDTTVSREVPPTLANTLVDAAHCDSGVLLSSMGTHPEGLTDFEVDALRAQYGLNEVEHEQPLPWWIHLWHCYKNPFNLLLTLLALISWLTEDLKAAVVIFSMVVLSTLLRFWQESKSNQAADALKAMVSNTATVMRRDAPRSELPIKQLVPGDLIVLSAGDMIPADCRVLNAKDLFVSQAAMTGESMPVEKFARQADRDTRNPLELDNILFMGTNVVSGTAVAVILTTGNSTYFGALAQRVGATDRAVTSFQLGVNKVSWLLIRFMFVMAPLVLFINGFTKGDWTEALLFALSIAVGLTPEMLPMIVTSTLAKGAVFLSRKKVIVKRLDAIQNFGAMDVLCTDKTGTLTQDKIFLARNVDVWGEDSDDVLEMAYLNSYYQTGLKNLLDVAVLEHVEVHRELKVGTAFRKVDEIPFDFNRRRMSVVVEGHGQPHQLICKGAVEEVLAVCSRVRHGDVDEALSDELLTRIRQVTEAFNAEGLRVVAVAARSMPEGRDTYSLADEQELTLIGYVAFLDPPKESTAPALKALAEHGVAVKVLTGDNELVTAKICREVGLAQQGLLLGNDVERMSDAELAVAVETTNVFAKLTPSHKERIVRILKGNGHVVGFMGDGINDAPALRTADIGISVDSAVDIAKEAADIILLEKSLMVLEEGVLEGRRTFANMLKYIKMTASSNFGNVFSVLVASAFIPFLPMLPMHLLVQNLLYDISQIAIPFDNVDEEMLKKPQSWQPGDVGRFMLFFGPISSIFDITTFALMWYVFDANTPDHQTLFQSGWFVVGLLTQTLIVHMIRTPKIPFLQSRAAMPLLVMTGIIMAVGIFLPMGPLAHYFKLQALPSLYFVFLPVILLAYMALTQAVKGFYIRRFGWQ, from the coding sequence ATGAAACTTACGCTCAAGGAATTTTTCGCAGGCTTTCTGCGTAACCGCCACATCGCCCGGCACTTCCGTCGCCTGGCCTTGCTGGAAACCATCAACGACACCACGGTCAGCCGTGAAGTCCCGCCAACCCTGGCCAACACGCTGGTCGATGCCGCGCATTGCGACAGCGGTGTGCTGCTGTCTTCAATGGGTACCCACCCTGAGGGCCTGACCGATTTCGAAGTCGACGCCCTGCGCGCGCAATACGGCCTGAACGAAGTCGAACACGAGCAACCGCTGCCATGGTGGATCCACCTGTGGCACTGCTACAAAAACCCGTTCAACCTGCTGCTGACCTTGCTGGCGCTGATCTCGTGGCTGACCGAAGACCTCAAGGCCGCCGTGGTGATTTTCTCCATGGTGGTGCTGTCGACGCTGCTGCGCTTCTGGCAGGAAAGCAAATCCAATCAGGCCGCCGATGCGCTGAAGGCGATGGTCAGCAACACCGCCACGGTGATGCGCCGTGACGCACCGCGCAGCGAGTTGCCGATCAAGCAATTGGTGCCGGGCGACCTGATCGTGCTGTCGGCCGGCGACATGATTCCCGCCGATTGCCGCGTGCTCAACGCCAAAGACCTGTTCGTGAGTCAAGCGGCGATGACCGGCGAATCGATGCCGGTAGAGAAGTTTGCGCGGCAGGCCGATCGCGACACGCGCAATCCGCTGGAGCTGGACAACATCCTGTTCATGGGCACCAACGTTGTGTCCGGGACGGCGGTGGCGGTGATTCTCACCACGGGCAACAGTACCTATTTCGGTGCCCTGGCCCAGCGTGTCGGCGCTACTGATCGTGCAGTGACGTCGTTCCAGCTAGGCGTCAACAAAGTCAGCTGGCTGTTGATCCGCTTCATGTTCGTCATGGCGCCGCTGGTGCTGTTCATCAACGGTTTCACCAAAGGCGACTGGACCGAAGCGCTGCTGTTCGCGCTGTCGATCGCCGTGGGCCTGACCCCGGAAATGCTGCCGATGATCGTCACCTCGACGTTGGCCAAAGGCGCAGTGTTTCTGTCGCGCAAGAAAGTCATCGTCAAACGCCTCGACGCGATCCAGAACTTCGGCGCCATGGACGTGCTGTGCACCGACAAGACCGGCACCCTGACCCAGGACAAGATCTTCCTCGCGCGGAATGTTGATGTCTGGGGCGAAGACTCCGACGACGTGCTGGAAATGGCTTACCTCAACAGCTATTACCAGACTGGCCTGAAAAACCTGCTCGACGTCGCGGTTCTGGAGCACGTGGAAGTACACCGTGAACTGAAAGTCGGCACGGCCTTTCGCAAGGTCGATGAGATCCCGTTCGACTTCAATCGTCGGCGCATGTCGGTGGTGGTCGAAGGCCACGGCCAGCCGCATCAACTGATCTGCAAAGGCGCGGTGGAAGAAGTGCTGGCGGTGTGCAGTCGCGTGCGTCACGGCGACGTCGATGAAGCCTTGAGCGATGAATTGCTGACCCGGATTCGTCAGGTCACCGAAGCATTCAACGCTGAAGGCTTGCGCGTGGTGGCCGTGGCCGCCCGCTCGATGCCAGAGGGTCGCGACACCTACAGCCTGGCGGATGAGCAGGAGCTGACGCTGATCGGTTACGTGGCGTTTCTCGATCCACCGAAAGAAAGCACCGCGCCAGCGCTCAAGGCCTTGGCCGAGCATGGCGTGGCGGTAAAAGTGCTGACCGGCGACAACGAGTTGGTGACCGCGAAAATCTGCCGCGAAGTCGGGCTCGCGCAACAAGGCCTGTTGTTGGGCAACGACGTCGAGCGCATGAGCGATGCTGAACTGGCGGTGGCCGTGGAAACTACCAACGTCTTTGCCAAACTGACGCCGTCGCACAAGGAACGCATCGTGCGCATCCTCAAGGGCAACGGCCATGTGGTCGGTTTTATGGGCGACGGCATCAACGATGCGCCGGCGCTGCGTACCGCCGACATCGGTATTTCCGTGGACAGCGCGGTGGACATCGCCAAAGAGGCAGCCGACATCATCCTCCTGGAAAAGAGCCTGATGGTGCTGGAGGAGGGCGTGCTCGAAGGGCGCCGGACCTTCGCCAACATGCTCAAGTACATCAAGATGACCGCCAGCTCGAACTTCGGCAACGTGTTCTCGGTGCTGGTGGCCAGTGCGTTCATTCCGTTCCTGCCGATGCTGCCGATGCACCTGCTGGTGCAGAACCTGCTCTACGATATTTCGCAGATCGCCATCCCGTTCGACAACGTCGATGAGGAGATGCTGAAGAAGCCGCAAAGCTGGCAGCCGGGCGATGTCGGGCGCTTCATGCTGTTTTTCGGTCCGATCAGTTCGATCTTCGACATCACTACGTTCGCCTTGATGTGGTACGTGTTTGATGCCAACACCCCGGATCACCAGACCCTGTTCCAGTCCGGCTGGTTCGTGGTGGGATTGCTGACCCAGACGCTGATCGTGCACATGATCCGCACGCCGAAGATTCCGTTCCTGCAAAGCCGCGCCGCCATGCCGCTGCTGGTAATGACGGGGATCATCATGGCCGTGGGCATCTTCCTGCCAATGGGCCCGCTGGCGCACTACTTCAAATTGCAGGCACTGCCATCGCTGTACTTCGTGTTTTTGCCGGTGATCCTGCTGGCGTACATGGCGTTGACCCAGGCGGTTAAAGGCTTCTACATCCGCCGGTTCGGCTGGCAATAA
- a CDS encoding MgtC/SapB family protein — protein MQAINNLNITSLLDTLVSLSAAFILGGLIGFERQYRQRTAGLRTNVLVAVGAAIFVDMANRLAGAEGAVRVVAYVVSGIGFLGAGVIMREEGNVRGLNTAATLWTSAAVGACAGADLLAEAVLGTLFILAANTLLRPIVNNINRQPLDVVSAEVTNIVYVIAWRSQQKAVFALLEAELERSNYPASDVDVHAFGADEIEIEATLATTSVDGDELDALVARISTSSLVVQAFWSPSTTE, from the coding sequence ATGCAAGCCATCAACAACCTCAACATCACCTCGCTGCTCGACACCCTGGTCAGCCTCAGCGCCGCGTTCATTCTCGGTGGCCTGATCGGCTTCGAGCGCCAGTACCGGCAACGCACCGCCGGCCTGCGCACCAATGTGCTGGTCGCCGTTGGCGCGGCAATTTTCGTCGACATGGCCAACCGTCTCGCCGGCGCTGAAGGCGCGGTGCGCGTGGTTGCCTACGTGGTCTCCGGCATCGGCTTTCTCGGCGCTGGCGTGATCATGCGCGAAGAAGGCAATGTGCGTGGCCTCAACACTGCCGCGACCCTGTGGACTTCCGCCGCCGTCGGTGCCTGCGCGGGTGCTGATCTGCTCGCCGAAGCGGTGCTCGGCACACTGTTCATCCTTGCCGCCAACACCTTGCTGCGGCCGATCGTCAACAACATCAACCGCCAGCCGCTGGACGTGGTCTCGGCGGAAGTCACCAACATCGTTTACGTGATCGCCTGGCGCTCACAGCAAAAAGCCGTGTTCGCCTTGCTTGAAGCGGAGCTGGAACGCAGCAATTACCCGGCCAGCGATGTCGACGTACATGCCTTCGGCGCCGATGAAATCGAGATCGAAGCGACGCTGGCAACCACCTCGGTTGATGGTGATGAGCTGGATGCACTGGTGGCGCGGATCTCGACGTCATCGCTGGTGGTGCAGGCGTTCTGGAGTCCGAGTACCACTGAGTAA
- a CDS encoding chemotaxis protein CheY has product MINKALRILIADPQHFHRMKIERLFNGLDYYRVAPVQNLAELLNLVDYGGEPFDVVVINAELASGALDLLGFFLDNPQVRHALIYNEPSAPLQVASGFAQDNVQISHASLPNTQSIKHLMAVVDVPTQHLWSGVRHEPTLQRRANA; this is encoded by the coding sequence ATGATCAATAAAGCCCTGCGTATCCTGATCGCCGACCCGCAGCATTTTCACCGGATGAAAATCGAGCGTCTGTTCAATGGCCTCGATTACTACCGCGTTGCGCCGGTGCAGAACCTCGCCGAGCTGTTGAACCTGGTGGATTACGGCGGCGAACCGTTCGACGTGGTGGTCATCAACGCCGAACTGGCCTCCGGCGCGCTGGATCTCTTGGGGTTCTTCCTCGATAACCCACAGGTGCGTCACGCGTTGATTTACAACGAACCCTCGGCGCCGCTGCAGGTGGCTTCAGGTTTCGCTCAGGACAATGTGCAGATCAGTCATGCGTCATTGCCAAACACGCAGTCCATCAAACACTTGATGGCCGTGGTCGATGTGCCCACGCAACACCTCTGGTCGGGCGTCAGGCATGAGCCCACCCTGCAACGTCGAGCGAATGCATAA
- a CDS encoding response regulator transcription factor — MSSALIVDDHPAVRAAVRIVLLAERFTEIHEASNGEQAMSLIREHRPRLMVLDLNLPGKSGLEFIPRIKADYPDCLILVFTSYPPEHCQERCIRAGARAYVAKSNSLEQLYKAIQAVKSGHCYFSALPDNIHSLSSAQVTEKHLLEQLSDREMTILVHLAEGEPNKMIAARLNLSHKTVSTYKTRLMAKLGLKSLMMVRELAKRNGLIREV, encoded by the coding sequence ATGAGTTCAGCGCTGATCGTCGACGATCATCCGGCGGTGCGTGCCGCCGTCAGAATTGTTTTGCTAGCCGAGAGATTCACAGAAATTCACGAAGCCTCCAACGGCGAGCAAGCGATGTCGCTGATTCGCGAACATCGGCCACGCCTGATGGTGCTGGATCTCAATTTACCGGGGAAAAGCGGTCTCGAGTTCATCCCGCGCATCAAGGCTGATTATCCCGACTGCCTGATACTGGTATTCACGTCGTACCCGCCAGAGCACTGCCAGGAGCGCTGCATACGTGCTGGCGCCAGGGCGTACGTAGCCAAAAGTAATAGTCTGGAGCAGTTGTACAAGGCCATACAGGCAGTAAAGTCCGGGCATTGCTATTTCAGCGCTCTGCCGGACAATATTCACAGCTTGAGCTCAGCGCAGGTGACGGAAAAACACCTGCTCGAGCAGCTTTCCGATCGTGAGATGACCATACTTGTGCATTTGGCAGAGGGCGAGCCGAACAAGATGATTGCCGCTCGCTTGAATCTGAGCCACAAAACCGTCAGCACTTACAAGACTCGTCTGATGGCCAAGCTGGGGCTCAAGTCACTGATGATGGTGCGCGAGCTTGCCAAGCGTAACGGTCTGATCCGCGAGGTCTGA
- a CDS encoding transporter substrate-binding domain-containing protein — translation MARCRFVFLLLMMFGSWVSASDEPVILEVLSRTRPDALIRLDGQDQQWLREHPLLRVGISGPDYPPFELTRNRHELEGLTADYADLIAQLLNVPIQVQRYVDRNAALMALKRGELDLLGTSNNFESADPALILSRAYAEDQPMLVTRLDETLPAELAGKCLSMADDYLPLPMVRALYPQAIVQQHSSAMDALGAVAFGACDVYLGDYISANYLINTNYRNDLQLAGPSGLDANPFGFALLRSDVRLKRLVDKALMAIAMEQRQLIEQRWSAGRAEMAVQSQMQLSASEQRWLSEHPTVRVGVIEDLAPLTFFDANGNLHGLSAQLLNLISQHSGLNFKFIRGRSLDQQIAQLKTGELDVLPVVTPSSEREAELQFSRAYVSNPFVLVGKNTTDSPRTLDDLAGKRLAIYRGHPLHGFVQQRVPEIRIIEVSSPADGMERIIKGQADATVSSLLVARYLIGRHYRERLRITSTVGDQPALIALASAPQATALHSILNKALLSIAPQQMDELVERWSHDVVTEESYWLRHRGEILLGFAGAAGLLLLALLWIVFQRRQIRQRQRWLQQLQEAKDVADDANRAKTTFLATMSHEIRTPMSALIGMLELALKRAEEGVTDRLAIQVASNAGQQLLALIGDILDIARIESGHLSLAPERANLRELVTSVCRVFEGLARQKRLLWHINLDARSDVDVLIDPTRFKQVLSNLLSNAIKFTEEGEVSLRLAVSATSAERLAVIVVIEDSGIGISAQDRQRLFSPFVQAGNHGQSGRSGSGLGLAISRSLCEMMGGTLRLDSEPGHGTQVEVRLELPLLVALSQSPSPSETLIVAAPALDILVVDDNPVNRLLLCWQLSELGHRTVATEDGHEGLERWRTETFDVVITDCNMPRRNGYELTRAIRDEEATSGRASCLILGFTANAQVEERVRCLDAGMDECLFKPIRLDDLQQALSGAGHCQRVFHPIVEVALSELDLSTLEQMAGNNHALIAHLRKEVLGSLRSDLCRLDDLRSGHDRAALRDLAHHIKGGAQMVGAARVVGACAELEQACRASEVDAVVTAIEALRESLHSLARHLEV, via the coding sequence ATGGCGCGGTGTCGATTCGTTTTCCTGCTGCTGATGATGTTCGGCTCGTGGGTCAGTGCCAGCGATGAGCCGGTCATTCTCGAGGTGCTCAGCCGAACTCGCCCGGATGCCTTGATTCGTCTCGATGGGCAGGATCAGCAATGGCTGCGCGAACATCCACTGTTGCGCGTTGGCATCTCCGGTCCCGACTATCCACCCTTCGAATTGACGCGCAACCGGCATGAGCTGGAAGGGCTGACCGCTGATTACGCCGATCTGATCGCGCAGTTGCTCAACGTCCCGATTCAGGTGCAGCGCTACGTCGACCGCAATGCTGCGCTGATGGCGCTCAAACGTGGTGAGCTGGACCTGCTGGGCACGTCGAACAACTTTGAAAGCGCCGACCCTGCATTGATCCTGTCGCGAGCCTACGCCGAAGACCAGCCAATGCTGGTGACCCGACTCGATGAAACGTTGCCGGCGGAACTGGCGGGCAAGTGCCTGTCGATGGCCGACGATTATTTGCCGCTGCCCATGGTTCGGGCGCTCTACCCTCAAGCCATCGTGCAACAGCACAGCTCGGCGATGGATGCCCTCGGTGCGGTGGCGTTCGGCGCCTGTGACGTTTATCTGGGCGATTACATCAGCGCCAATTACCTGATCAACACCAATTATCGCAACGACCTGCAATTGGCCGGGCCTTCGGGCCTGGATGCCAACCCGTTCGGGTTTGCCTTGCTGCGTAGCGATGTGCGGCTCAAGCGTTTGGTCGACAAGGCATTGATGGCGATTGCGATGGAGCAGCGCCAGCTTATCGAGCAACGCTGGAGTGCCGGTCGGGCCGAGATGGCCGTTCAATCGCAGATGCAACTGAGTGCCAGTGAACAGCGCTGGCTGTCCGAGCATCCGACGGTGCGAGTCGGTGTCATCGAGGACCTCGCGCCGCTGACGTTTTTTGATGCCAACGGCAATCTTCACGGGCTTTCTGCGCAACTGCTCAACCTGATCAGTCAACACAGCGGGTTGAACTTCAAGTTCATCCGTGGACGTTCCCTCGACCAGCAGATCGCTCAGCTCAAGACCGGTGAGCTTGACGTCTTGCCAGTGGTGACGCCGAGCAGCGAGCGCGAAGCCGAACTGCAATTCAGCCGGGCCTATGTCAGCAATCCGTTCGTGCTGGTCGGTAAGAACACGACGGACAGTCCGCGCACGCTCGATGATCTGGCCGGCAAGCGCCTGGCGATTTATCGTGGCCATCCTTTGCACGGGTTTGTGCAGCAGCGGGTACCTGAAATACGCATTATCGAGGTCAGCAGCCCCGCCGATGGCATGGAGAGGATCATCAAAGGTCAGGCTGACGCGACGGTCAGTTCGTTGCTGGTCGCACGTTATCTGATCGGTCGCCACTACCGCGAGCGCCTGCGCATTACCAGCACCGTCGGTGATCAACCGGCCCTTATCGCTTTGGCCTCCGCTCCGCAGGCCACGGCGCTGCATTCGATTCTGAACAAGGCATTGCTGAGCATCGCGCCGCAGCAGATGGACGAACTGGTCGAGCGCTGGAGCCATGACGTCGTGACCGAAGAGAGCTATTGGTTGCGTCATCGCGGCGAGATTCTGCTTGGCTTTGCTGGCGCGGCGGGGTTACTGCTGTTGGCGCTGCTCTGGATCGTTTTCCAGCGCCGGCAGATTCGTCAACGTCAGCGATGGCTGCAGCAACTGCAGGAAGCCAAAGACGTGGCCGACGATGCCAATCGGGCCAAAACAACGTTCCTGGCGACCATGAGCCATGAAATTCGTACCCCCATGAGTGCCTTGATCGGCATGCTCGAATTAGCCTTGAAACGTGCTGAGGAGGGCGTCACCGATCGCCTGGCCATTCAGGTGGCGTCCAATGCCGGGCAGCAATTGCTGGCACTGATCGGCGATATTCTCGACATCGCCCGGATTGAGTCGGGGCATCTTTCCCTTGCCCCGGAACGGGCCAATCTGCGCGAACTGGTGACCTCGGTATGCCGGGTGTTTGAGGGGCTGGCGCGGCAGAAGCGGTTGCTGTGGCACATCAATCTCGATGCGCGCAGTGACGTCGACGTATTGATTGATCCGACGCGCTTCAAGCAAGTGCTGTCGAACCTGTTGAGCAACGCGATCAAGTTCACCGAGGAGGGCGAGGTGAGCCTGCGGCTTGCGGTGAGCGCAACGTCAGCCGAGCGGTTGGCCGTGATAGTGGTCATCGAGGACAGCGGGATCGGGATCAGCGCACAGGATCGACAACGCTTGTTCAGCCCGTTCGTACAGGCAGGCAATCATGGGCAATCGGGGCGCAGCGGTTCCGGATTGGGCCTGGCGATCAGTCGCAGTCTGTGCGAAATGATGGGCGGCACGTTGCGGCTCGACAGCGAGCCGGGCCACGGTACGCAAGTCGAAGTCAGACTTGAGTTGCCGTTGCTGGTCGCTCTTTCGCAATCCCCTTCACCCTCGGAAACGCTGATCGTTGCTGCGCCAGCGTTGGATATTCTGGTGGTCGACGATAACCCCGTGAACCGTTTGTTGCTGTGCTGGCAGTTGAGTGAGCTGGGCCATCGCACGGTCGCCACCGAGGACGGCCATGAGGGCCTGGAGCGCTGGCGGACTGAGACATTCGATGTGGTGATCACCGACTGCAACATGCCTCGGCGCAACGGTTATGAACTGACCCGGGCGATTCGTGACGAAGAAGCCACGAGTGGCCGGGCGTCTTGTCTGATTCTCGGGTTTACCGCCAATGCGCAGGTCGAGGAGCGGGTTCGCTGTCTCGATGCCGGCATGGATGAATGCCTGTTCAAGCCGATCCGCCTGGATGATCTTCAGCAGGCGTTGAGTGGCGCAGGCCATTGTCAGCGTGTGTTCCACCCGATTGTGGAGGTTGCCCTGAGCGAACTCGACCTGAGCACGCTGGAGCAGATGGCCGGCAATAACCACGCGCTGATCGCACATCTGCGTAAAGAAGTCTTGGGTAGCCTGCGCAGCGACCTGTGTCGTCTTGACGATTTGCGCAGCGGACACGACCGCGCAGCACTGCGCGATCTGGCCCATCACATCAAAGGTGGTGCGCAGATGGTCGGTGCCGCACGGGTGGTGGGTGCCTGCGCCGAACTGGAGCAGGCTTGCCGCGCCAGCGAAGTCGATGCTGTCGTGACAGCGATCGAGGCGCTACGCGAAAGCCTGCACAGTCTCGCGCGGCATCTTGAGGTTTAA
- the dkgB gene encoding 2,5-didehydrogluconate reductase DkgB, translating into MSVPAFGLGTFRLQGQVVIDSVSTALELGYRVIDTAQIYENEADVGAAIAASGIPREELFITSKIWVANFARDRLIDSLKESLQKLQTDYLDMTLIHWPSPANQVPVEEFMGALLEAKHLGLTRQIGISNFTIDLMKQAIAVVGADNIATHQIELHPYLQNRKVVEFAQSQGIHITSYMTLAYGEVLKDPLIQQIAERLYATAAQVTLAWAMQSGYAVIPSSTRRANLQSNLSATALTLSDVDMALIASLDRGQRLTSPNGIAPQWD; encoded by the coding sequence ATGTCTGTCCCCGCTTTCGGTCTGGGTACGTTTCGCCTGCAAGGCCAGGTTGTCATCGATTCGGTGAGCACCGCCCTTGAGCTCGGCTACCGGGTCATCGACACCGCACAGATCTACGAAAACGAAGCCGACGTCGGCGCGGCGATCGCCGCCAGTGGTATCCCGCGCGAAGAACTGTTCATCACCAGCAAGATCTGGGTGGCCAATTTCGCCAGGGATCGCTTGATCGACAGCCTCAAAGAGAGCCTGCAAAAACTGCAAACCGATTACCTCGACATGACGCTGATCCACTGGCCGTCGCCGGCAAATCAGGTGCCAGTCGAAGAATTCATGGGCGCGTTACTGGAAGCCAAACACCTGGGCCTGACCCGGCAGATCGGTATTTCCAACTTCACCATCGACTTGATGAAACAGGCGATTGCCGTGGTCGGCGCCGACAACATCGCCACCCACCAGATCGAGCTGCACCCGTACCTGCAAAACCGCAAAGTGGTCGAATTCGCCCAGAGCCAAGGCATCCACATCACTTCGTACATGACCCTCGCTTACGGCGAAGTGTTAAAGGATCCGCTGATTCAGCAGATCGCCGAACGCCTGTACGCCACGGCCGCGCAAGTCACCCTCGCCTGGGCGATGCAATCGGGTTACGCGGTGATTCCGTCATCGACCAGACGCGCCAATCTGCAAAGCAACCTCAGTGCCACCGCCCTGACGCTGAGCGATGTCGACATGGCGCTGATCGCCTCGCTGGATCGCGGCCAGCGTCTGACCAGTCCCAACGGCATTGCGCCGCAGTGGGATTGA
- a CDS encoding pirin family protein has protein sequence MKNIIGIYTSPRGHWVGDGFPVRTLFSYDNLGKHISPFLLLDHAGPAEFTPTTERRGVGQHPHRGFETVTIVYDGEVQHRDSTGSGGTIGPGDVQWMTAASGILHEEFHSENFARTGGKLEMVQLWVNLPAKYKMAAPGYQTIVDGDIPSIALKDNAGHLRLIAGEFDGQKGPSRTFTPIDVWDLRLNAGKWLTLDLHEGRNTALVVLKGTVQINGDEVAREGQLALFERDGQQLTLEANQDAVVLLLSGEPIDEPIVGHGPFVMNTEQEIHQAFADFQSGRFGRMHA, from the coding sequence ATGAAAAACATCATCGGTATCTACACCAGCCCACGCGGCCATTGGGTCGGCGATGGGTTTCCGGTGCGCACACTGTTTTCCTACGACAACCTGGGCAAGCACATCAGCCCATTCCTTTTGCTTGATCACGCCGGGCCTGCCGAATTCACCCCGACCACTGAACGGCGCGGTGTGGGTCAGCATCCACACCGGGGTTTTGAAACCGTCACGATTGTCTATGACGGCGAAGTGCAACACCGTGATTCCACGGGCAGTGGCGGCACCATCGGTCCGGGCGATGTGCAGTGGATGACCGCGGCTTCCGGGATCCTGCACGAAGAGTTTCATTCGGAAAACTTCGCCAGAACCGGCGGCAAACTGGAAATGGTCCAGTTGTGGGTCAACCTGCCGGCCAAGTACAAAATGGCTGCGCCGGGTTACCAGACGATTGTCGACGGCGATATTCCGAGCATTGCGCTCAAGGACAATGCCGGCCATCTGCGCCTGATTGCCGGTGAGTTCGATGGTCAGAAAGGTCCTTCGCGCACCTTCACGCCAATCGACGTGTGGGATCTGCGCCTGAATGCCGGCAAGTGGCTGACACTGGATCTGCACGAAGGTCGCAATACCGCGCTGGTAGTGTTGAAAGGGACGGTGCAGATCAACGGTGATGAAGTCGCGCGTGAGGGGCAGTTGGCACTGTTTGAACGCGATGGCCAGCAACTGACCCTCGAAGCGAACCAGGATGCGGTGGTGCTGCTGCTCAGCGGTGAGCCGATTGACGAACCGATCGTCGGCCACGGCCCGTTCGTGATGAACACCGAGCAGGAAATCCATCAGGCCTTCGCCGACTTCCAGTCCGGGCGCTTTGGCCGGATGCATGCCTGA
- a CDS encoding IS110 family transposase, which yields MSACTTLAVDLAKQVFQVAGEDVLGQVRYEQRIKSREAFYEFLQQLPPHVVVLMETGPGAQAWARQLQDKGNLARILPAGLVTTHRSGPKNDRNDALAILRAGRDEKICAVPVKSVAALAMQALHRARQGYVRRRTAVSNQMRGLLLEHGVALAQGDVAISQKIPRVLEDATQPLPGLLRELIDELLAEWRHLGERIGVLTGRLEVAANADMTARRLMTVRGIGPVIATALVAKETNPERFPNARKFAAYFGMVPDQHSSGQTVRLGDMTKRGDVYLRSLMIQGAHSVLQQLRPDSLQPDDRRLLRWMSRLGRKEAAIRLANRNLRIVWVLLQNDQSYRRHAGNGQ from the coding sequence TTGTCGGCCTGCACAACTTTGGCGGTAGATCTGGCCAAACAGGTCTTTCAGGTCGCTGGTGAAGATGTCCTCGGCCAGGTGCGCTATGAACAGCGGATCAAGTCGCGTGAGGCGTTTTATGAGTTTCTCCAACAGCTGCCGCCTCATGTCGTGGTTTTGATGGAGACCGGTCCGGGAGCTCAAGCCTGGGCCCGGCAGTTGCAAGACAAAGGTAATCTGGCGCGGATTCTTCCAGCCGGTTTGGTGACCACACACCGCAGTGGGCCTAAAAATGATCGCAACGATGCGCTGGCGATTCTGCGCGCTGGTCGCGATGAAAAAATCTGCGCGGTACCGGTCAAAAGCGTTGCTGCGCTGGCAATGCAAGCGCTGCATCGCGCCCGTCAGGGCTATGTGCGTCGACGCACGGCGGTCAGCAATCAGATGCGCGGCCTGCTGCTCGAGCACGGCGTGGCCTTGGCGCAGGGCGATGTTGCGATCAGTCAGAAGATTCCGCGGGTACTGGAAGATGCGACCCAGCCACTGCCTGGCCTGCTGCGTGAATTGATCGACGAACTGTTGGCTGAGTGGCGCCATTTGGGCGAGCGCATCGGCGTGTTGACGGGCCGCCTGGAAGTGGCCGCTAACGCCGACATGACAGCGAGGCGACTGATGACCGTGCGCGGCATTGGCCCAGTCATTGCCACGGCACTGGTGGCCAAGGAAACCAACCCTGAGCGGTTTCCCAATGCCCGCAAGTTTGCCGCGTACTTTGGCATGGTGCCTGACCAGCACAGCAGCGGGCAGACGGTCCGGCTGGGCGACATGACCAAGCGAGGTGATGTTTATTTACGCAGCTTGATGATCCAGGGAGCCCATTCGGTCCTGCAACAACTGCGACCTGATTCCCTGCAACCCGATGACCGCCGCTTGTTGCGGTGGATGAGCCGACTGGGCCGTAAGGAGGCTGCGATCAGGTTAGCCAACCGCAACCTACGAATCGTCTGGGTGCTTCTACAGAATGACCAGTCTTATCGTCGTCATGCTGGTAATGGTCAGTAA